A portion of the Bacillus thuringiensis genome contains these proteins:
- a CDS encoding HlyD family secretion protein: MNQFRRMVIINIITLIVLVGGGIGGYYYYNQTENYLKTDNAKIDGKVIPVASPVAGKLTDWKAEVGKNYNENDKLGAVTVAAANGEQTVDVTIPQNATVVQSNATTNAFVGAGSPIAYAFDMNNLWVTANIEETVIDDVQKGQTVDVYVDAYPDTTLTGKVEQVGLTTANTFSMLPSSNATANYTKVKQVVPVKISLDHSKSVNIVPGMNVSVRIHK; encoded by the coding sequence ATGAATCAGTTTCGAAGAATGGTAATTATCAACATTATCACATTAATTGTACTAGTTGGCGGCGGTATTGGCGGTTATTACTATTACAACCAAACGGAAAATTACTTGAAAACAGACAATGCAAAGATTGATGGAAAGGTAATTCCGGTTGCTTCGCCAGTAGCAGGTAAACTAACTGACTGGAAAGCTGAAGTAGGAAAAAATTATAATGAGAACGATAAATTAGGTGCTGTTACTGTAGCGGCAGCTAATGGAGAACAAACAGTAGATGTAACAATTCCACAAAATGCAACGGTTGTACAATCAAACGCAACAACAAATGCTTTCGTTGGAGCTGGTAGCCCGATTGCTTACGCATTCGATATGAACAATTTATGGGTAACAGCAAACATTGAAGAAACAGTGATTGATGATGTTCAAAAAGGTCAAACAGTAGATGTATATGTAGATGCATACCCAGATACAACGTTAACAGGGAAAGTAGAACAAGTTGGATTAACAACAGCAAATACATTCTCAATGTTACCATCAAGTAATGCAACAGCGAACTATACGAAAGTAAAGCAAGTTGTACCAGTTAAAATTTCTTTAGATCATAGTAAATCAGTAAATATTGTTCCTGGAATGAATGTGTCAGTTCGTATTCATAAGTAA
- a CDS encoding TetR/AcrR family transcriptional regulator, whose protein sequence is MSIKNTNDPRVKRTRQLIQDAFVALVGEKGFENVTVQHIAERAPVNRATFYSHYHDKYDLLDKSIEEMLEKLAEVIKPKNRNKEDFQLTFDSPHPTFLALFEHIAENANFYNVMLGDKAAGNYSYKMMKTIQVHLTLSLSISQPDDEDLMVPRDILISYVTGAHIGMIMSWLKRGMIYTPHFMAMQLTRLIILGAHTAAGLERPF, encoded by the coding sequence ATGTCTATTAAAAATACAAATGATCCACGTGTAAAGCGAACGAGACAACTCATTCAGGATGCTTTTGTCGCTTTAGTAGGCGAAAAAGGCTTTGAAAATGTAACTGTGCAACATATCGCAGAACGCGCTCCAGTAAATCGTGCTACATTTTATAGCCATTACCATGATAAATATGACCTATTAGACAAAAGTATTGAAGAAATGTTAGAGAAGCTAGCAGAAGTAATTAAACCGAAAAATAGAAATAAAGAAGATTTTCAACTTACATTCGATTCACCTCATCCTACATTTTTGGCTTTATTCGAACATATCGCAGAAAACGCGAACTTCTATAACGTTATGCTTGGGGATAAGGCTGCCGGAAACTATTCTTATAAAATGATGAAAACGATACAAGTGCATTTAACATTAAGCTTGTCTATTTCACAACCAGATGACGAAGATCTTATGGTTCCTCGTGATATTTTGATTAGTTATGTGACAGGGGCTCACATCGGAATGATTATGTCATGGTTAAAAAGAGGAATGATATATACCCCGCATTTTATGGCGATGCAATTAACTCGTTTAATTATTTTAGGCGCTCATACTGCAGCGGGATTAGAGCGACCTTTTTAA
- a CDS encoding M42 family metallopeptidase, with product MTKLDATLTMLKELTDARGIAGNEREPREVMKKYIEPFADELSTDNLGSLVAKKVGEENGPKIMVAGHLDEVGFMITQIDDKGFLRFQTVGGWWSQVMLAQRVTIVTRKGDVTGVIGSKPPHILPPEARKKPVEIKDMFIDIGASSQEEAMEWGVRPGDQVVPYFEFQVMKNEKMLLAKAWDNRIGCAIAIDVLKQLKDEKHPNVVYGVGTVQEEVGLRGAKTSANYIKPDIAFAVDVGIAGDTPGVTSKEAQSKMGDGPQIILYDASVIGHTGLRDFVVDVADELQIPYQYDSVAGGGTDAGAIHIAVNGIPSMAITIATRYIHSHAAMLHRDDYENAVKLIVEVIKRLDKDAVHNITFN from the coding sequence ATGACAAAATTAGACGCGACATTGACAATGCTAAAAGAATTAACGGATGCACGTGGTATTGCTGGTAATGAACGTGAGCCACGTGAAGTAATGAAGAAATATATTGAGCCGTTTGCGGACGAACTTTCTACTGATAATTTAGGAAGTTTAGTTGCGAAAAAAGTAGGGGAAGAAAACGGCCCAAAAATTATGGTTGCAGGTCATTTAGATGAAGTTGGCTTTATGATTACGCAAATTGATGACAAAGGTTTCCTTCGTTTCCAAACGGTTGGTGGCTGGTGGTCACAAGTTATGCTTGCACAGCGCGTGACGATTGTAACGCGTAAAGGAGATGTAACAGGTGTAATTGGTTCAAAACCACCGCACATTTTACCTCCAGAAGCACGTAAAAAGCCAGTTGAAATTAAAGACATGTTCATCGATATTGGTGCTTCTAGCCAAGAAGAAGCGATGGAGTGGGGCGTACGACCAGGAGATCAAGTTGTACCTTATTTTGAATTCCAAGTGATGAAAAATGAAAAAATGTTGCTCGCAAAAGCATGGGATAACCGAATCGGTTGTGCAATTGCAATTGACGTATTAAAACAATTAAAAGATGAAAAGCATCCAAACGTTGTATACGGCGTTGGAACTGTACAAGAAGAAGTTGGTCTTCGTGGCGCAAAAACATCCGCGAATTATATTAAACCAGATATCGCGTTCGCAGTAGATGTTGGTATCGCTGGAGATACACCGGGTGTAACGTCAAAAGAAGCGCAAAGTAAAATGGGCGATGGACCACAAATCATTTTATATGATGCTTCTGTTATTGGACATACAGGTTTACGTGATTTCGTAGTTGATGTTGCTGATGAATTACAAATCCCGTATCAATATGATTCAGTAGCCGGCGGGGGAACTGATGCGGGTGCGATTCACATTGCTGTAAACGGTATTCCTTCTATGGCAATTACAATTGCAACACGCTATATCCATTCACATGCAGCAATGTTACACCGTGATGATTATGAAAATGCAGTAAAGTTAATTGTAGAAGTTATTAAACGTCTTGATAAGGATGCTGTACATAACATTACATTTAATTAA
- a CDS encoding dUTP diphosphatase produces MDLLQLFKLQKELDDRIAKEHDLQPKKLLKEKMLALLVEIGELANETRCFKYWSNKPASEREVILEEYVDGLHFILSIGIDLGIDKNFLFYKCAQTNKTQVEIFLDTYAKVIRFTDQPSITNYIELFTSYLRLGQALEFEQEEIEKAYLDKNEVNHQRQTQGY; encoded by the coding sequence ATGGACTTACTACAACTATTTAAATTACAAAAAGAATTAGATGACCGTATTGCAAAAGAACATGACTTACAACCGAAAAAATTGTTAAAAGAAAAAATGTTAGCTCTTCTTGTAGAAATTGGAGAACTTGCAAATGAAACACGTTGTTTTAAATATTGGAGCAACAAACCAGCTTCGGAACGTGAAGTAATATTAGAAGAATACGTAGATGGTTTGCATTTTATTTTATCAATCGGAATTGATTTAGGTATTGATAAAAACTTCCTATTCTATAAATGTGCACAAACGAATAAAACACAAGTGGAAATTTTCTTAGACACATATGCGAAAGTAATTCGTTTTACAGATCAACCATCTATTACAAACTATATTGAATTATTTACGAGCTATCTTCGACTTGGACAAGCACTTGAATTTGAGCAAGAAGAGATTGAAAAAGCATATTTAGATAAAAATGAAGTTAATCATCAGCGTCAAACACAAGGATACTAA
- the rplT gene encoding 50S ribosomal protein L20 has product MPRVKGGTVTRQRRKKVIKLAKGYYGSKNTLFKVANQQVMKSLMYAFRDRRQKKRDFRKLWITRINAAARMNGLSYSRLMHGLKNAGIEVNRKMLADLAVHDEKAFAELATVAKNNIN; this is encoded by the coding sequence ATGCCAAGAGTAAAAGGTGGTACAGTTACTCGTCAACGTCGTAAAAAAGTTATAAAATTAGCAAAAGGTTACTACGGTTCAAAAAATACATTATTCAAGGTTGCTAACCAACAGGTTATGAAATCTCTAATGTATGCATTCCGTGACCGTCGTCAAAAGAAACGTGACTTCCGTAAATTATGGATCACACGTATCAACGCAGCAGCTCGTATGAATGGTCTTTCTTACAGCCGCTTAATGCACGGTTTAAAAAATGCTGGCATCGAAGTTAACCGCAAGATGCTTGCTGACTTAGCTGTTCATGACGAAAAAGCTTTCGCTGAATTAGCAACAGTTGCAAAAAACAACATTAACTAA
- the rpmI gene encoding 50S ribosomal protein L35, protein MPKQKTHRGAAKRFKKTGSGKLKRSHAYTSHLFANKSTKAKRKLRKAGVVSAGDFKRIRQMLDNLK, encoded by the coding sequence ATGCCTAAACAAAAAACTCATCGCGGCGCTGCAAAGCGTTTCAAAAAGACTGGATCAGGTAAACTGAAACGTTCTCACGCTTACACAAGCCATTTATTCGCTAACAAATCTACAAAAGCTAAACGTAAACTACGTAAAGCTGGTGTAGTAAGCGCTGGTGACTTCAAACGCATTCGTCAAATGCTTGACAACTTAAAATAA
- the infC gene encoding translation initiation factor IF-3 — protein MMINEQIRAREVRLVGANGDQLGIKSRNDALDLAANLNLDLVLVAPNAKPPVCRIMDYGKFRFEQQKKEKEQRKNQKVISMKEVRLSPTIDEHDFNTKLRNAIKFLEKGDKVKASIRFKGRAITHKEIGQRVLDRFSEACAEVSTVESKPKMEGRSMFLVLAPKNDK, from the coding sequence ATGATGATTAACGAGCAAATTCGTGCACGTGAAGTACGTTTAGTTGGCGCAAATGGCGATCAACTTGGAATCAAGTCTCGTAATGACGCTTTAGACTTAGCTGCAAATCTTAATCTTGATTTAGTATTAGTTGCTCCAAATGCGAAACCGCCAGTATGCCGCATTATGGACTACGGTAAATTCCGCTTTGAGCAACAGAAGAAAGAAAAAGAGCAGCGCAAAAATCAAAAAGTAATTAGCATGAAAGAAGTTCGTTTAAGTCCAACAATTGATGAACACGACTTTAACACAAAACTTCGTAATGCTATCAAGTTTTTAGAGAAAGGCGACAAGGTTAAAGCGTCAATTCGCTTTAAAGGACGTGCCATTACTCATAAAGAAATCGGTCAACGTGTTTTAGATCGCTTCTCAGAAGCTTGTGCTGAAGTTAGTACAGTTGAATCTAAGCCTAAAATGGAAGGACGCAGTATGTTCTTAGTTTTAGCACCGAAAAACGATAAGTAA
- the thrS gene encoding threonine--tRNA ligase, which produces MADVVKITFPDGAVKEFPKGVTTEEIAASISPGLKKKAVAGKLNDEMIDLVTPIEEDGAVSIITLDSEDGLYILRHSTAHLLAQALKRLYKDVKLELGIGPVIENGFYYDIDMEEAITVEDFKKIEKEMQKIVNENLEIVRHEVPRAEALRRFEEIGDELKLDLINDLPEDAVISIYEQGEFFDLCRGVHLPSTGKIKVFKLLSVAGAYWRGDSNNKMLQRIYGTAFVKKAELDEHLRMLEEAKERDHRKLGKELKLFTNSQKVGQGLPLWLPKGATIRRIIERYIVDKEASLGYDHVYTPVLGSRELYETSGHWNHYRDGMFPSMEMDNEELVLRPMNCPHHMMVYKNDIHSYRELPIRIAELGTMHRYEMSGALSGLQRVRGMTLNDAHIFVRPDQIKEELKRVVNLTLEVYKDFGLENYSFRLSYRDPADTKKYYADDEMWEKAQGMLKEAMDEMGLDYYEAEGEAAFYGPKLDVQVRTALGKDETLSTVQLDFLLPERFELTYVGEDGKQHRPVVIHRGVVSTMERFVAFLIEEYKGAFPTWLAPVQVQVIPVSPQVHLDYAKKVQDELRRAGIRVELDTREEKIGYKIREAQMQKIPYMLVVGDNEVTENGVNVRKYGEQKSETIALDAFVDMIKVEGKR; this is translated from the coding sequence ATGGCAGATGTAGTTAAAATTACTTTCCCTGATGGAGCTGTGAAGGAGTTTCCAAAAGGCGTAACAACTGAAGAAATCGCAGCTTCTATTAGCCCAGGCTTAAAGAAAAAAGCTGTGGCTGGAAAATTAAACGATGAGATGATTGATCTTGTTACACCAATCGAAGAAGATGGAGCAGTTTCTATTATTACATTAGATTCTGAAGATGGCTTATACATTTTACGCCATTCAACAGCCCACCTATTAGCACAAGCGTTAAAACGTTTATATAAAGATGTTAAGCTTGAACTTGGTATTGGTCCAGTAATCGAAAATGGCTTCTACTACGATATTGATATGGAAGAAGCAATTACAGTTGAAGACTTCAAGAAAATCGAAAAAGAAATGCAAAAAATCGTGAACGAGAACTTAGAAATCGTTCGTCACGAAGTACCACGTGCAGAAGCACTTCGTCGCTTTGAAGAAATTGGTGATGAGTTAAAATTAGATTTAATTAACGATCTTCCAGAGGATGCAGTTATTTCAATCTATGAGCAAGGCGAATTCTTCGACCTTTGCCGTGGTGTTCACCTTCCATCTACAGGGAAAATTAAAGTGTTTAAATTATTAAGCGTTGCAGGTGCTTACTGGCGCGGCGATAGCAATAATAAAATGTTACAACGTATTTACGGTACTGCATTCGTTAAGAAAGCAGAATTAGATGAGCACTTACGTATGCTTGAAGAAGCGAAAGAGCGCGATCACCGTAAATTAGGTAAAGAATTAAAACTATTTACTAATAGCCAAAAAGTAGGACAAGGTTTACCACTTTGGTTACCAAAGGGTGCAACAATTCGTCGTATTATCGAGCGTTACATCGTTGATAAAGAAGCAAGCTTAGGCTATGATCACGTATACACTCCAGTATTAGGAAGTAGAGAGTTATATGAAACTTCTGGTCACTGGAATCACTACCGTGATGGCATGTTCCCATCAATGGAAATGGATAATGAAGAATTAGTTCTTCGTCCAATGAACTGTCCTCACCATATGATGGTTTATAAAAATGATATTCACAGCTACCGTGAATTACCAATCCGTATTGCGGAACTTGGAACAATGCACCGTTATGAAATGTCAGGTGCGTTATCTGGATTACAACGTGTACGCGGAATGACTTTAAACGATGCGCACATTTTCGTTCGTCCAGATCAAATTAAAGAAGAGTTAAAACGTGTTGTAAACTTAACGCTAGAAGTGTACAAAGATTTCGGTTTAGAGAACTACTCATTCCGTCTATCTTATCGCGACCCAGCAGATACTAAAAAGTATTATGCGGATGATGAGATGTGGGAAAAAGCACAAGGTATGTTAAAAGAAGCTATGGATGAAATGGGTCTTGATTACTATGAAGCTGAAGGTGAAGCGGCATTCTACGGTCCAAAACTTGATGTTCAAGTCCGTACTGCTCTTGGAAAAGACGAAACACTTTCAACTGTACAATTAGACTTCTTACTTCCAGAACGCTTTGAATTAACTTATGTTGGCGAAGACGGTAAGCAACATCGTCCAGTTGTAATTCACCGTGGTGTTGTATCAACTATGGAACGCTTCGTAGCCTTCTTAATTGAAGAATACAAAGGTGCATTCCCAACTTGGTTAGCTCCAGTTCAAGTACAAGTAATTCCAGTTTCTCCGCAAGTACATTTAGACTATGCGAAGAAAGTACAAGACGAATTGCGTCGTGCGGGTATCCGTGTTGAATTAGACACTCGTGAAGAGAAGATCGGTTACAAAATCCGTGAAGCACAAATGCAAAAAATTCCGTACATGCTTGTAGTAGGTGACAATGAAGTAACTGAAAACGGCGTAAACGTACGTAAATATGGTGAACAAAAATCAGAAACAATCGCATTAGATGCTTTTGTTGACATGATTAAAGTAGAAGGAAAACGATAA
- the ytxC gene encoding putative sporulation protein YtxC: MIEICFEEKNDAMHVYRQLLKRAEVLYKETSVYLQEQKVVIHIPVRESNYIEKILLPVMVYFIVNVKQNEWIYTILKEKFFYEEQEECHQILHMAHEILKGRRKGVAQDLTRNAFESYIKSSLNNWLCDPLSFSFSSYIRFRLRTYREMVAKLAEVAIDEYKMEQEYQMFIETLRQQVSSRKSRLSCVHLVFDESFIFYDDKGRRLKQEKLVQYIDEELLKQNDVYIDTKVIAPLLSISPKKIYLYTKEQDHNMIITLRNVFQERVQLHGLHDFERNVKNLKNKGNALDFLSF; encoded by the coding sequence GTGATTGAAATTTGCTTCGAAGAAAAAAATGATGCTATGCACGTATATAGACAATTGCTGAAAAGAGCGGAAGTATTATATAAGGAAACGAGTGTGTATTTACAGGAACAAAAAGTGGTGATTCACATACCAGTACGTGAATCGAATTATATTGAAAAGATCTTATTGCCAGTAATGGTGTATTTCATTGTGAATGTGAAACAAAATGAGTGGATTTATACGATCTTAAAAGAAAAGTTTTTTTATGAAGAACAAGAAGAGTGTCATCAAATATTGCACATGGCACATGAGATTTTAAAGGGAAGAAGAAAAGGGGTAGCTCAGGATTTAACGCGTAACGCATTTGAGTCATATATTAAGTCTTCTTTAAATAATTGGCTTTGTGATCCGCTCTCATTCTCGTTTTCATCATATATCCGTTTTCGTCTTCGTACATATAGGGAAATGGTGGCTAAACTTGCGGAAGTGGCAATTGATGAGTATAAGATGGAACAAGAATACCAAATGTTTATTGAGACGCTTCGGCAACAAGTGAGTAGCCGTAAATCACGATTGTCCTGTGTGCATCTTGTTTTTGATGAAAGCTTTATCTTTTATGATGATAAAGGTAGACGTTTAAAACAGGAGAAGTTGGTCCAATATATAGATGAGGAATTATTAAAACAAAATGATGTATATATTGATACGAAAGTAATTGCGCCGCTTCTTTCTATTTCGCCAAAAAAGATTTATTTATATACGAAAGAACAAGACCATAATATGATTATTACTTTGCGAAATGTGTTTCAAGAACGGGTCCAATTACATGGATTACATGATTTTGAGCGCAATGTGAAAAATTTAAAAAATAAAGGTAACGCCCTTGATTTTCTAAGTTTTTGA
- a CDS encoding DUF4177 domain-containing protein, whose translation MFEYKFVKVEFHWGLTRSKLAEDYQEIIQEHARDDWRFVQIVAPTIGSSRQPEYFDLIFEKKISL comes from the coding sequence ATGTTTGAATATAAATTCGTAAAAGTCGAATTTCATTGGGGGCTCACTCGCTCAAAACTAGCTGAAGACTACCAAGAAATTATTCAAGAACATGCTAGAGATGACTGGAGGTTCGTACAGATTGTTGCCCCTACGATTGGCAGTTCTAGACAACCTGAATATTTCGATCTCATATTTGAAAAGAAAATATCACTATAA
- the dnaI gene encoding primosomal protein DnaI, with translation MEHIQNSFTKLMENENFKNRYEVLKAEVMAHPRVKEFIDEHKGEVTTSMIERSLVKLYEYIGQSVGCVDCPDLGACKNMLQGYEPKLVIQGKMIDIQYDRCVRKVAYDERKKYEKLVQSVYMPTDILQATMENLDPSDLNARIDAIGAANEFLSTYEPGKKAQGLYLYGKFGVGKTYLLGAIANELARKKISSMLVYFPEFLREIKSSIQDNSIGEKIDAVKRVQVLMLDDIGAEAMSSFVRDDVLGAILQFRMLENLPTFFTSNFDFKQLEHHLTYTQRGEAEEMKAARIMERIKYLAKPIPIGGKNRRHK, from the coding sequence ATGGAGCATATTCAAAATTCATTTACAAAATTAATGGAAAATGAAAACTTTAAAAATAGATATGAAGTATTAAAGGCAGAAGTAATGGCGCATCCGCGTGTGAAAGAATTTATAGACGAACATAAAGGTGAAGTAACGACTTCTATGATTGAGCGCAGTCTTGTGAAGTTATATGAATATATTGGACAAAGTGTAGGTTGCGTAGATTGTCCGGATTTGGGTGCATGTAAAAATATGCTGCAAGGGTATGAGCCAAAGCTTGTTATTCAAGGGAAAATGATTGATATTCAATACGATCGCTGCGTTAGAAAAGTAGCATATGACGAGAGAAAGAAATATGAAAAACTCGTTCAAAGTGTATATATGCCAACGGATATTTTACAGGCAACTATGGAAAACTTAGACCCTTCTGATTTAAATGCACGTATCGATGCGATTGGTGCAGCGAATGAATTTTTAAGTACATATGAACCAGGAAAAAAAGCACAAGGTTTATATTTGTACGGTAAATTTGGTGTAGGGAAAACTTACCTTTTAGGAGCAATTGCGAACGAGCTTGCTCGAAAGAAAATAAGTTCGATGCTCGTATACTTCCCGGAATTTTTACGTGAAATTAAAAGTTCGATTCAAGATAATTCGATTGGCGAAAAAATTGATGCGGTTAAACGCGTACAAGTTCTAATGTTAGATGATATCGGGGCAGAAGCGATGTCGAGCTTTGTGCGTGACGATGTGCTTGGTGCAATCTTGCAATTCCGTATGTTAGAAAACTTACCGACGTTCTTTACGTCTAATTTTGATTTTAAACAACTGGAACATCATTTAACGTATACACAGCGTGGTGAGGCTGAAGAAATGAAGGCAGCACGTATTATGGAACGAATTAAATATTTAGCGAAACCAATTCCAATTGGTGGGAAAAACCGTCGTCATAAGTAA
- a CDS encoding replication initiation and membrane attachment family protein produces MEKQSWMELLPIDRYKVSAKGLLHNYDRKVLTMLYQPLIGSRAFSLYMTLWGELEQDRVFGKENTHHSLMVTMQMQLPEIYEERVKLEAIGLLKVYIKKEKDIRMFIYELQPPLSPKQFFDDIVLSIFLYNRLSRTKYNQVKQYFLEEEFDFASYENVTRSFNDVFGSFNPGQLEHAQEDLRIPKTTTMPSNEKGDAPKVWNDFFDFSLFVDGLSALVPKKAITDQVRDCVITLAYVYGVDVLSMQNIVLGAVTEMQTIDMERLRKGARDWYQFENGQALPVLSERVQPHAARTMKEKEPSSQEEMLIKQLEEISPKQLLKEISGGAEATKADLQIVEDVMINQKLTPGVVNVLIYYVMLRSDMKLAKTYVEKIAGHWARKKVGTVAEAMALAKEENRQYQEWAETKKKGRTAKKTVRKEMVPDWLKEEEPKEQEKETAKKDVSVEKDASTLEDERKRLEEVLKKYKRD; encoded by the coding sequence ATGGAAAAACAATCATGGATGGAGCTATTGCCGATTGATCGTTATAAAGTAAGTGCGAAAGGGCTACTGCATAATTACGACCGAAAAGTATTAACGATGTTGTATCAGCCGTTAATAGGTAGTAGAGCTTTTAGCTTATACATGACACTATGGGGGGAGCTAGAGCAAGATCGTGTATTTGGAAAAGAGAATACACATCATTCCCTTATGGTGACTATGCAAATGCAACTTCCTGAAATATATGAGGAACGAGTAAAGTTAGAGGCAATTGGGCTTTTGAAGGTATATATTAAGAAAGAAAAAGATATTCGAATGTTCATATATGAATTGCAACCACCTTTATCTCCGAAGCAGTTTTTTGATGATATTGTTTTAAGTATCTTTTTATACAATCGATTGAGTCGGACAAAATATAATCAAGTAAAGCAATATTTCTTAGAAGAAGAATTTGATTTTGCTTCTTATGAAAATGTTACGCGCTCTTTCAATGATGTGTTTGGTTCGTTTAATCCAGGACAGCTTGAGCATGCGCAAGAAGACCTTCGTATTCCAAAAACGACAACTATGCCAAGTAACGAGAAGGGAGACGCTCCGAAAGTTTGGAATGATTTCTTTGATTTCTCTTTATTTGTAGATGGATTGTCCGCTCTTGTTCCTAAAAAGGCGATTACAGATCAAGTAAGAGACTGCGTTATAACACTTGCTTACGTGTATGGTGTAGATGTGTTATCGATGCAAAATATCGTTCTTGGTGCGGTGACAGAGATGCAAACAATTGATATGGAAAGGCTTAGAAAAGGAGCGCGCGATTGGTATCAATTTGAAAATGGTCAAGCATTACCGGTACTAAGTGAAAGAGTACAGCCTCATGCTGCACGTACGATGAAAGAGAAAGAGCCTTCATCACAAGAGGAGATGCTAATAAAGCAGCTAGAGGAAATCTCGCCAAAACAACTATTGAAAGAGATTTCTGGTGGTGCAGAGGCAACGAAAGCGGACTTGCAAATTGTTGAAGATGTCATGATTAATCAAAAATTGACACCAGGAGTTGTGAATGTACTTATTTATTACGTTATGCTACGCTCAGATATGAAACTTGCGAAAACGTATGTTGAGAAGATTGCTGGGCATTGGGCACGTAAAAAGGTCGGCACAGTAGCGGAAGCGATGGCGTTAGCGAAAGAAGAGAATCGTCAATATCAAGAGTGGGCTGAGACGAAGAAAAAAGGCCGTACGGCGAAGAAAACGGTACGAAAAGAAATGGTGCCAGATTGGCTTAAGGAAGAAGAGCCGAAAGAACAAGAGAAAGAAACAGCGAAGAAAGATGTAAGTGTAGAAAAAGATGCAAGTACGCTAGAAGATGAACGAAAACGATTAGAAGAAGTGTTAAAAAAATATAAGCGTGATTAA
- the nrdR gene encoding transcriptional regulator NrdR, with translation MRCPSCSHNGTRVLDSRPVDEGRSIRRRRECESCLSRFTTFERVEESPLIVVKKEGTREEFNKEKILRGLIKACEKRPVSLRQLEEVTQSVERELRNLGISEVKSDMIGEIVMEELRDIDDVAYVRFASVYRQFKDLNVFIEELKDILQKERE, from the coding sequence TTGCGTTGTCCATCCTGTTCTCATAATGGTACAAGAGTGTTAGATTCGCGTCCGGTAGACGAGGGGCGCTCTATTCGAAGAAGAAGAGAGTGTGAAAGTTGTTTAAGTCGCTTTACGACCTTTGAAAGGGTAGAAGAGTCACCTCTTATCGTTGTTAAAAAAGAAGGCACAAGAGAAGAGTTTAATAAAGAAAAGATTTTACGCGGTTTAATTAAAGCGTGTGAAAAAAGACCAGTATCTTTAAGACAATTAGAAGAAGTAACACAAAGCGTGGAACGTGAACTGCGTAATTTAGGTATATCAGAAGTGAAAAGTGATATGATTGGTGAAATTGTTATGGAAGAACTTCGCGATATTGATGATGTTGCTTACGTACGCTTTGCTTCTGTATATCGTCAATTTAAAGATTTAAATGTATTTATTGAAGAATTAAAAGATATACTGCAAAAAGAAAGAGAGTAG
- the speD gene encoding adenosylmethionine decarboxylase, whose protein sequence is MDTMGRHVIAELWDCDFDKLNDMPYIEQLFVDAALRAGAEVREVAFHKFAPQGVSGVVIISESHLTIHSFPEHGYASIDVYTCGDRIDPNVAAEYIAEGLNAKTRESIELPRGTGSFEIKQRETKAL, encoded by the coding sequence ATGGATACGATGGGTCGTCACGTGATCGCTGAACTTTGGGATTGCGATTTCGACAAGCTTAATGACATGCCGTATATTGAACAATTATTTGTGGATGCAGCACTAAGAGCTGGTGCTGAAGTGCGTGAGGTTGCTTTCCATAAATTTGCACCACAAGGTGTAAGTGGAGTAGTAATTATCTCAGAATCACATTTAACAATTCATAGCTTTCCGGAGCACGGTTACGCAAGTATTGATGTTTATACTTGTGGGGATCGTATTGATCCAAATGTTGCTGCAGAATATATTGCAGAAGGTTTAAACGCGAAAACGCGTGAGAGCATCGAGCTTCCTCGAGGCACTGGTAGCTTCGAAATTAAGCAGAGAGAAACAAAAGCTCTTTAA